From Salvia splendens isolate huo1 chromosome 3, SspV2, whole genome shotgun sequence, a single genomic window includes:
- the LOC121797124 gene encoding preprotein translocase subunit SCY2, chloroplastic-like gives MEATLLRTQPHFYVQAGNSSCNSQFHNTRLFGNRICAKPVSPQLSRKRFCSSRDHVLLKENKGFLSLDCFRQNSAILRAASADPINYEQFTDTSGSCESALNVNGFENSVALDLKTEPFRNRFLNFSRFGAILNNALESFFKSEIRTRLFVTAVLLFVSRLGYFIPLPGFDRRLMPENYLNFLSGSTEELGNLTPELELSLFQLGLSPQIAASILMQILCVLLPPLVKLRKEGLDANEKIKRYIWWISLGFALIQAFILSCYSLPYSIYAASHRVKHVMITTLFLVCGAMTMGWISDKISESGFGQGSSLIICVNILTGYTDTLYKMLAQLSGSSVSWWPYVLALLGVFTIVTMWAVAVTESYRKIKLQYYGFKLASATREDSPITEVEPYLPFNINPAGMQPVLTTSYFLAFPSLIASVFGSRLWEHVRDILNPDTSRGADPWVYYMIYAFCVFIFNIIDIANVPKEIADYLNKMGARVPNIKPGKATVDFLTKIQASTRFWGGVLLSLLATTSVLLDHYLRSINEGFPIGFTSILIIVGSIIELRRSYQAYNVMPSLAKALQRYGL, from the exons ATGGAAGCCACACTTCTTAGAACTCAACCTCATTTCTACGTTCAAG CTGGGAATTCGTCGTGCAATTCCCAATTTCACAACACAAGATTATTCGGAAACCGTATATGTGCTAAACCAGTATCTCCGCAACTAAGCAGAAAACGGTTTTGTTCGTCAAGAGATCATGTGTTgcttaaagaaaacaaagggTTTTTGTCATTGGATTGTTTTCGGCAGAATTCAGCAATTCTTCGAGCTGCTTCCGCGGATCCAATAAATTATGAACAGTTTACTGATACATCAGGGAGCTGCGAAAGTGCTTTGAATGTGAACGGTTTCGAAAATTCAGTAGCCTTGGATCTGAAGACCGAGCCATTCAGGAATcggtttttgaatttttcacgGTTTGGTGCAATCCTTAACAATGCTTTGGAATCCTTTTTTAAGAGTGAAATACGGACAAGGCTGTTTGTGACTGCTGTCTTGTTATTTGTGAGTCGTCTTGGCTACTTTATTCCCTTACCAGGATTCGACAGGAGGTTGATGCCTGAAAATTATCTCAATTTTCTCTCTGGTTCTACTG AGGAGCTTGGTAATCTCACACCGGAACTTGAGCTTTCTCTTTTTCAGCTCGGGCTTAGTCCTCAAATAGCGGCATCTATCCTTATGCAG ATCTTATGTGTCCTTCTCCCTCCCTTAGTGAAGCTTCGGAAAGAAGGCTTAGATGCTAATGAGAAGATCAAGAGATATAT ATGGTGGATTTCACTAGGATTTGCTCTCATACAGGCTTTTATTCTTTCTTGTTATTCACTTCCCTATTCTATATATGCAGCTAGCCACAG GGTAAAGCATGTGATGATCACAACTTTATTTCTGGTGTGTGGTGCGATGACCATGGGTTGGATATCTGACAAGATATCAGAGTCCGGATTTG GTCAAGGATCATCTTTAATTATCTGTGTCAACATCCTGACTGGTTACACTGATACATTGTACAAGATGTTGGCTCAGCTCTCAG GAAGTTCTGTGAGCTGGTGGCCATATGTCCTTGCACTATTAGGTGTCTTCACCATAGTTACAATGTGGGCAGTTGCTGTAACTGAGAGCTACCGAAAGATCAAGTTACAATATTATGGTTTCAAGCTTGCTTCCGCCACCAG AGAAGATTCTCCTATAACCGAAGTTGAGCCTTATCTTCCGTTCAACATAAATCCTGCCGGGATGCAACCTGTACTTACTACTTCATATTTTCTGGCATTTCCCAGCTTGATTGCAAG TGTTTTTGGCTCGCGCTTATGGGAACACGTGAGAGATATCCTGAATCCTGATACATCGCGCGGTGCAGATCCTTGGGTTTATTATATGATATATGCATTTTGCGTCTTCATCTTTAATATAATCGACATA GCCAATGTGCCAAAGGAGATTGCTGATTACTTGAATAAGATGGGTGCAAGAGTTCCAAATATAAAACCTGGAAAAGCCACTGTCGACTTTCTCACGAAGATCCAAGCTTCAACACGTTTTTGGG GTGGTGTGTTGCTAAGTCTTTTGGCGACTACATCAGTCCTTCTAGATCATTACTTACGCAGTATCAATGAAGGGTTTCCGATTGGTTTCACTTCAATTCTCATCATT GTGGGTTCGATCATTGAACTGCGAAGATCCTACCAAGCATACAATGTAATGCCGAGTCTTGCTAAGGCATTGCAGCGCTATGGACTATGA
- the LOC121794438 gene encoding DNA-directed RNA polymerases IV and V subunit 2-like isoform X1, producing MDGWDFINEVGPSGVKDKFSNGSTQMEFDDDVDFNYSDSEDEVDCALQELDKGFLKGFCKKASTAFFEKYGLISHQINSYNDFVKHGIQQVFESIGEIRIEPGYDPTKRGDGEWRRATLRFGKVTLDRPTFWTGEKFSSVDGAKEFLELLPRHAHLQNMTYSSRIKVETYLQVYTESPSRSDKFKTGVDIVVEKTILSETQTDVNFGRLPVMVKSDLCWMSSPEPDGKEKRDCEFDQGGYFVIKGAEKTFIAQEQICLKRLWVAKDPTWTVAYRPVAKRNRVYIKLVPKVEHLTAGDKILTAYFYVTEIPIWLLFFALGVPNDREVVKLIGLDTDEDSTISNILVPSIYDADKKFDGFRKAGNAIEHIKKLMQGCNFPPTETVDDLIDTYLFPNLRSRMQKASFLAYMVKCLLEAYRGLRKVDNRDDFRNKRVELAGELLERELRVHIKHAERRMVKAIQRDLYKDREVQTIDHYLDASIITNGLSRAFSTGAWVHPYKRMERMSGVVANLRRTNPLQAVCDMRRTRQQVSYTGRVGDARYPHPSHWGKVCFLSTPDGENCGLVKNLASLGLVSTKILELESILKRFHECGMENLVDDGSCLLDGKHKVFLDGDWVGVCKDSSSFVAKLRRKRRKMEIPDQIEIKRDKHQGEVRIFADAGRILRPLFVVQNLKKIKDLKGEFLFQSLLNNGIVELIGPEEEEDCQTAWGIDYLFTAELDNPPVKYTHCEFDSSFLLGLSCGIIPFANHDHARRVLYQSAKHSQQAIGYSTTNPSIRVDTNSHQLYYPQRSLFRTMLSDCLGKSRYAEHHKGMMPRPDFFNGQCAIVAVNVHLGYNQEDSLVMNRASLERGMFRTEHVRSYKAEVENSQAVGKRPKTDEFVSFGKMQSKIGRVDSLDDDGFPFIGANLQTGDIVIGKHAASGVDHSIKLKHTERGMVQKVVLSANDEGKNFAVVSLRQVRAPCLGDKFSSMHGQKGVLGFLESQENFPFTIKGIVPDIVINPHAFPSRQTPGQLLEAALGKGIALGGGLKYATPFSTPSVEDITTQLHRLGYSRWGGERVYDGRTGEKVESLIFMGPTFYQRLTHMAEDKVKFRNTGPVHPLTRQPVADRKRFGGIKFGEMERDCLIAHGAAANLHERLFTLSDSSQMHICRKCKNMAGVIQRSVFGGQKVRGPYCRFCESVEDVVRVNVPYGAKLLCQELFSMGISLKFETELY from the exons ATGGATGGGTGGGATTTTATAAATGAAGTAGGACCTAGCGGCGTCAAGGATAAATTTTCTAACGGGTCGACACAAATGGAATTTGATGATGATGTAGACTTCAACTATTCTGATTCTGAAGATGAGGTGGATTGTGCCCTGCAAGAACTGGACAAAGGCTTCTTGAAAGGATTCTGTAAGAAGGCTTCAACGGCATTCTTCGAGAAATATGGTTTAATAAGCCACCAGATCAATTCTTACAATGACTTTGTTAAGCATGGGATCCAACAAGTCTTTGAATCCATTGGGGAGATTAGGATTGAACCTGGATATGATCCTACAAAAAGAGGGGATGGTGAGTGGAGACGTGCAACTCTTAGGTTTGGAAAAGTCACACTTGATCGCCCAACATTCTGGACCGGTGAAAAGTTTTCTTCAGTTGATGGTGCTAAAGAGTTTTTGGAGCTTTTGCCCAGGCATGCACATCTTCAAAATATGACCTATTCATCCAGGATTAAAGTTGAGACTTATCTTCAG GTGTACACAGAAAGCCCCTCGAGAAGTGACAAATTCAAAACTGGTGTAGATATAGTTGTTGAGAAGACAATACTGAGTGAGACTCAAACTGATGTTAACTTTGGGAGGCTCCCTGTCATGGTGAAATCGGACTTGTGCTGGATGAGTTCACCTGAACCTGATGGTAAAGAAAAAAGAGATTGTGAATTTGATCAAGGGGGTTATTTTGTTATCAAGGGTGCTGAGAAG ACATTCATTGCTCAGGAGCAAATATGCCTTAAGAGGCTGTGGGTGGCTAAGGATCCTACATGGACAGTTGCATATCGTCCAGTGGCAAAAAGGAATCGAGTGTATATAAAGTTGGTTCCAAAAGTGGAGCATTTGACTGCTGGAGACAAGATCCTCACTGCCTACTTTTATGTCACGGAGATTCCTATTTGGCTTTTGTTCTTTGCTCTGGGTGTTCCAAATGATAGAGAGGTGGTTAAGCTGATTGGTCTGGACACTGATGAAGACTCTACAATTTCAAATATACTCGTGCCATCGATATATGATGCTGATAAGAAATTTGATGGTTTCCGTAAGGCAGGCAATGCTATTGAGCACATCAAGAAACTGATGCAGGGCTGCAATTTTCCACCTACAGAAACAGTGGATGATTTGATTGATACCTACCTCTTTCCCAATCTGAGGAGCCGGATGCAGAAGGCTTCTTTTCTTGCCTATATGGTGAAGTGCCTGCTGGAGGCATACAGAGGGCTCCGCAAAGTTGACAATAGAGACGACTTTAGGAACAAGAGGGTGGAGTTGGCAGGTGAACTCCTTGAAAGAGAACTGAGGGTCCACATTAAACATGCGGAGAGGCGAATGGTGAAAGCCATACAGAGAGACCTGTACAAAGATAGGGAGGTGCAGACCATTGATCACTACTTGGATGCCTCAATAATCACCAATGGTCTTTCCAGAGCCTTCTCAACCGGAGCTTGGGTGCACCCTTACAAGAGGATGGAAAGAATGTCTGGTGTAGTTGCTAATCTGAGGCGAACAAATCCCTTGCAGGCAGTCTGTGATATGCGAAGAACTCGACAGCAGGTCTCATACACAGGCAGAGTCGGTGATGCTAGATACCC GCACCCATCTCATTGGGGTAAGGTCTGCTTTCTCTCTACACCAGATGGAGAAAATTGTGGTCTGGTTAAGAATCTGGCCAGCCTGGGTCTTGTCAGTACTAAAATCCTGGAACTAGAAAGCATTCTAAAGAGGTTTCATGAGTGTGGAATGGAAAATTTGGTTGATGATGGTTCTTGTTTGCTTGATGGAAAGCACAAAGTTTTTCTGGATGGAGATTGGGTTGGAGTATGCAAAGATTCTTCATCATTTGTTGCTAAGCTGAGACGCAAGAGACGCAAAATGGAAATACCTGATCAG ATTGAGATCAAAAGAGACAAGCATCAGGGTGAAGTGCGTATATTTGCTGATGCTGGAAGGATACTGCGACCTCTCTTTGTTGTCCAGAActtgaaaaaaatcaaagattTGAAAGGAGAGTTTTTGTTTCAATCTCTTCTTAATAATGGCATAGTTGAGTTGATTGGaccggaagaggaagaagactgTCAAACTGCATGGGGAATTGACTATCTATTCACTGCCGAACTAGATAACCCACCTGTGAAATATACCCACTGTGAGTTTGATAGTTCTTTCCTTCTAGGTTTAAGCTGTGGCATAATTCCGTTTGCCAACCATGATCATGCTAGGAGAGTTCTTTACCAATCTGCTAAGCACTCTCAGCAAGCCATTGGGTACTCGACCACAAATCCTAGCATTCGAGTTGATACAAACTCCCATCAGCTGTACTATCCCCAGAGGTCTCTTTTCAGAACCATGCTTTCAGATTGCCTTGGGAAGTCTAGGTATGCTGAGCATCACAAAGGGATGATGCCACGACCTGACTTCTTCAACGGCCAGTGTGCTATTGTGGCTGTTAATGTTCATCTTGGGTATAATCAAGAAGACTCACTTGTGATGAACCGTGCTTCTTTAGAGCGTGGCATGTTCAGAACTGAACATGTTAGGAGTTACAAGGCTGAGGTTGAAAATTCACAAGCTGTGGGGAAAAGACCCAAGACTGATGAGTTTGTTAGTTTTGGGAAGATGCAAAGCAAGATTGGGCGTGTTGACAGCCTTGATGATGATGGCTTTCCCTTTATTGGTGCAAATCTCCAAACTGGTGACATAGTCATTGGAAAGCATGCTGCTTCAGGGGTTGATCATAGTATCAAGCTCAAGCATACTGAAAGGGGCATGGTTCAAAAGGTTGTGCTGTCAGCCAATGATGAGGGAAAGAACTTTGCAGTTGTGTCTTTGAGACAg GTTCGTGCTCCATGCTTGGGGGACAAATTTTCGAGCATGCACGGGCAGAAAGGTGTTCTGGGGTTTCTGGAGTCTCAGGAGAACTTTCCTTTTACCATAAAAGGAATAGTTCCAGATATTGTGATAAACCCACATGCGTTTCCTTCTCGACAAACACCCGGACAGCTTCTGGAAGCTGCCCTTGGCAAAGGGATTGCACTTGGAGGTGGACTGAAATACGCAACCCCATTTTCCACTCCTTCGGTTGAAGATATAACCACCCAACTTCACAG GCTCGGATATTCCAGATGGGGAGGGGAAAGAGTATATGATGGGCGTACAGGTGAAAAGGTTGAATCTCTCATCTTTATGGGGCCAACATTCTACCAGCGTCTTACTCATATGGCTGAGGACAAGGTGAAGTTCAGAAATACAGGGCCGGTTCACCCTCTTACTCGTCAGCCCGTTGCTGACAGGAAACGCTTTGGTGGAATCAAATTTGGTGAGATGGAACGAGACTGCCTTATAGCCCATGGTGCAGCAGCCAACCTGCATGAGCGTCTATTCACCCTCAGTGATTCATCACAGATGCACATATGCAGGAAGTGCAAGAACATGGCTGGTGTGATCCAGCGATCAGTGTTTGGTGGTCAGAAGGTTCGTGGCCCATACTGTCGATTCTGCGAGTCTGTGGAAGATGTGGTGAGGGTGAATGTGCCTTATGGGGCTAAATTGCTTTGCCAAGAACTCTTCAGCATGGGGATTTCACTCAAGTTTGAGACTGAGTTATACTGA
- the LOC121794438 gene encoding DNA-directed RNA polymerases IV and V subunit 2-like isoform X2, translating into MKVYTESPSRSDKFKTGVDIVVEKTILSETQTDVNFGRLPVMVKSDLCWMSSPEPDGKEKRDCEFDQGGYFVIKGAEKTFIAQEQICLKRLWVAKDPTWTVAYRPVAKRNRVYIKLVPKVEHLTAGDKILTAYFYVTEIPIWLLFFALGVPNDREVVKLIGLDTDEDSTISNILVPSIYDADKKFDGFRKAGNAIEHIKKLMQGCNFPPTETVDDLIDTYLFPNLRSRMQKASFLAYMVKCLLEAYRGLRKVDNRDDFRNKRVELAGELLERELRVHIKHAERRMVKAIQRDLYKDREVQTIDHYLDASIITNGLSRAFSTGAWVHPYKRMERMSGVVANLRRTNPLQAVCDMRRTRQQVSYTGRVGDARYPHPSHWGKVCFLSTPDGENCGLVKNLASLGLVSTKILELESILKRFHECGMENLVDDGSCLLDGKHKVFLDGDWVGVCKDSSSFVAKLRRKRRKMEIPDQIEIKRDKHQGEVRIFADAGRILRPLFVVQNLKKIKDLKGEFLFQSLLNNGIVELIGPEEEEDCQTAWGIDYLFTAELDNPPVKYTHCEFDSSFLLGLSCGIIPFANHDHARRVLYQSAKHSQQAIGYSTTNPSIRVDTNSHQLYYPQRSLFRTMLSDCLGKSRYAEHHKGMMPRPDFFNGQCAIVAVNVHLGYNQEDSLVMNRASLERGMFRTEHVRSYKAEVENSQAVGKRPKTDEFVSFGKMQSKIGRVDSLDDDGFPFIGANLQTGDIVIGKHAASGVDHSIKLKHTERGMVQKVVLSANDEGKNFAVVSLRQVRAPCLGDKFSSMHGQKGVLGFLESQENFPFTIKGIVPDIVINPHAFPSRQTPGQLLEAALGKGIALGGGLKYATPFSTPSVEDITTQLHRLGYSRWGGERVYDGRTGEKVESLIFMGPTFYQRLTHMAEDKVKFRNTGPVHPLTRQPVADRKRFGGIKFGEMERDCLIAHGAAANLHERLFTLSDSSQMHICRKCKNMAGVIQRSVFGGQKVRGPYCRFCESVEDVVRVNVPYGAKLLCQELFSMGISLKFETELY; encoded by the exons ATGAAG GTGTACACAGAAAGCCCCTCGAGAAGTGACAAATTCAAAACTGGTGTAGATATAGTTGTTGAGAAGACAATACTGAGTGAGACTCAAACTGATGTTAACTTTGGGAGGCTCCCTGTCATGGTGAAATCGGACTTGTGCTGGATGAGTTCACCTGAACCTGATGGTAAAGAAAAAAGAGATTGTGAATTTGATCAAGGGGGTTATTTTGTTATCAAGGGTGCTGAGAAG ACATTCATTGCTCAGGAGCAAATATGCCTTAAGAGGCTGTGGGTGGCTAAGGATCCTACATGGACAGTTGCATATCGTCCAGTGGCAAAAAGGAATCGAGTGTATATAAAGTTGGTTCCAAAAGTGGAGCATTTGACTGCTGGAGACAAGATCCTCACTGCCTACTTTTATGTCACGGAGATTCCTATTTGGCTTTTGTTCTTTGCTCTGGGTGTTCCAAATGATAGAGAGGTGGTTAAGCTGATTGGTCTGGACACTGATGAAGACTCTACAATTTCAAATATACTCGTGCCATCGATATATGATGCTGATAAGAAATTTGATGGTTTCCGTAAGGCAGGCAATGCTATTGAGCACATCAAGAAACTGATGCAGGGCTGCAATTTTCCACCTACAGAAACAGTGGATGATTTGATTGATACCTACCTCTTTCCCAATCTGAGGAGCCGGATGCAGAAGGCTTCTTTTCTTGCCTATATGGTGAAGTGCCTGCTGGAGGCATACAGAGGGCTCCGCAAAGTTGACAATAGAGACGACTTTAGGAACAAGAGGGTGGAGTTGGCAGGTGAACTCCTTGAAAGAGAACTGAGGGTCCACATTAAACATGCGGAGAGGCGAATGGTGAAAGCCATACAGAGAGACCTGTACAAAGATAGGGAGGTGCAGACCATTGATCACTACTTGGATGCCTCAATAATCACCAATGGTCTTTCCAGAGCCTTCTCAACCGGAGCTTGGGTGCACCCTTACAAGAGGATGGAAAGAATGTCTGGTGTAGTTGCTAATCTGAGGCGAACAAATCCCTTGCAGGCAGTCTGTGATATGCGAAGAACTCGACAGCAGGTCTCATACACAGGCAGAGTCGGTGATGCTAGATACCC GCACCCATCTCATTGGGGTAAGGTCTGCTTTCTCTCTACACCAGATGGAGAAAATTGTGGTCTGGTTAAGAATCTGGCCAGCCTGGGTCTTGTCAGTACTAAAATCCTGGAACTAGAAAGCATTCTAAAGAGGTTTCATGAGTGTGGAATGGAAAATTTGGTTGATGATGGTTCTTGTTTGCTTGATGGAAAGCACAAAGTTTTTCTGGATGGAGATTGGGTTGGAGTATGCAAAGATTCTTCATCATTTGTTGCTAAGCTGAGACGCAAGAGACGCAAAATGGAAATACCTGATCAG ATTGAGATCAAAAGAGACAAGCATCAGGGTGAAGTGCGTATATTTGCTGATGCTGGAAGGATACTGCGACCTCTCTTTGTTGTCCAGAActtgaaaaaaatcaaagattTGAAAGGAGAGTTTTTGTTTCAATCTCTTCTTAATAATGGCATAGTTGAGTTGATTGGaccggaagaggaagaagactgTCAAACTGCATGGGGAATTGACTATCTATTCACTGCCGAACTAGATAACCCACCTGTGAAATATACCCACTGTGAGTTTGATAGTTCTTTCCTTCTAGGTTTAAGCTGTGGCATAATTCCGTTTGCCAACCATGATCATGCTAGGAGAGTTCTTTACCAATCTGCTAAGCACTCTCAGCAAGCCATTGGGTACTCGACCACAAATCCTAGCATTCGAGTTGATACAAACTCCCATCAGCTGTACTATCCCCAGAGGTCTCTTTTCAGAACCATGCTTTCAGATTGCCTTGGGAAGTCTAGGTATGCTGAGCATCACAAAGGGATGATGCCACGACCTGACTTCTTCAACGGCCAGTGTGCTATTGTGGCTGTTAATGTTCATCTTGGGTATAATCAAGAAGACTCACTTGTGATGAACCGTGCTTCTTTAGAGCGTGGCATGTTCAGAACTGAACATGTTAGGAGTTACAAGGCTGAGGTTGAAAATTCACAAGCTGTGGGGAAAAGACCCAAGACTGATGAGTTTGTTAGTTTTGGGAAGATGCAAAGCAAGATTGGGCGTGTTGACAGCCTTGATGATGATGGCTTTCCCTTTATTGGTGCAAATCTCCAAACTGGTGACATAGTCATTGGAAAGCATGCTGCTTCAGGGGTTGATCATAGTATCAAGCTCAAGCATACTGAAAGGGGCATGGTTCAAAAGGTTGTGCTGTCAGCCAATGATGAGGGAAAGAACTTTGCAGTTGTGTCTTTGAGACAg GTTCGTGCTCCATGCTTGGGGGACAAATTTTCGAGCATGCACGGGCAGAAAGGTGTTCTGGGGTTTCTGGAGTCTCAGGAGAACTTTCCTTTTACCATAAAAGGAATAGTTCCAGATATTGTGATAAACCCACATGCGTTTCCTTCTCGACAAACACCCGGACAGCTTCTGGAAGCTGCCCTTGGCAAAGGGATTGCACTTGGAGGTGGACTGAAATACGCAACCCCATTTTCCACTCCTTCGGTTGAAGATATAACCACCCAACTTCACAG GCTCGGATATTCCAGATGGGGAGGGGAAAGAGTATATGATGGGCGTACAGGTGAAAAGGTTGAATCTCTCATCTTTATGGGGCCAACATTCTACCAGCGTCTTACTCATATGGCTGAGGACAAGGTGAAGTTCAGAAATACAGGGCCGGTTCACCCTCTTACTCGTCAGCCCGTTGCTGACAGGAAACGCTTTGGTGGAATCAAATTTGGTGAGATGGAACGAGACTGCCTTATAGCCCATGGTGCAGCAGCCAACCTGCATGAGCGTCTATTCACCCTCAGTGATTCATCACAGATGCACATATGCAGGAAGTGCAAGAACATGGCTGGTGTGATCCAGCGATCAGTGTTTGGTGGTCAGAAGGTTCGTGGCCCATACTGTCGATTCTGCGAGTCTGTGGAAGATGTGGTGAGGGTGAATGTGCCTTATGGGGCTAAATTGCTTTGCCAAGAACTCTTCAGCATGGGGATTTCACTCAAGTTTGAGACTGAGTTATACTGA
- the LOC121794441 gene encoding probable phospholipid hydroperoxide glutathione peroxidase gives MGNSSSSITEGSIHDFVVKDTKDQDVSLDIYKGKVLLIVNVASQCRCTNSNYTELAELYTQFKDKGLEILAFPCEQFSKKEPGSSQDAEQFACTRFNAEFPMFQKVKVNGANAAPVYKFLKSNKKGHFGGSIKWNFTKFLVDRDGHVINRYGTTTSPVAIAVSLSLSHTPLSLIDTAKFCIALQDDIKKALGDET, from the exons ATGGGGAATTCTTCATCATCAATCACAGAGGGATCCATCCATGATTTCGTCGTCAAG GACACTAAAGATCAAGACGTCAGCCTCGATATATATAAGGGGAAAGTGTTGCTTATTGTCAATGTCGCCTCCCAATg TAGGTGCACAAACTCGAATTACACCGAGTTAGCTGAGCTTTACACTCAATTCAAGGATAAAG GTTTGGAGATATTGGCATTTCCATGCGAACAGTTCTCGAAGAAGGAACCGGGATCAAGCCAAGACGCAGAGCAATTTGCATGCACAAGATTCAACGCCGAGTTTCCCATGTTTCA AAAGGTGAAAGTGAATGGAGCAAATGCAGCACCAGTTTACAAGTTCctgaaatcaaataaaaaagggCATTTTGGGGGTAGCATCAAATGGAATTTCACCAAGTTTCTTGTTGACAGAGATGGACATGTCATCAATCGTTATGGAACAACGACCTCCCCAGTGGCTATcgcggtctctctctctctctcacacacacctCTTTCCCTTATTGATACTGCCAAATTCTGTATTGCATTGCAGGACGACATAAAAAAGGCTCTGGGAGACGAAACTTGA